A genomic region of Glycine max cultivar Williams 82 chromosome 15, Glycine_max_v4.0, whole genome shotgun sequence contains the following coding sequences:
- the LOC100794153 gene encoding actin-related protein 7 has protein sequence MEAAVVDPGSSLLKAGFAIPDQAPAMIIPTQMKRMLDDGSMTDNLTFDDIAVDPVCRGYVRDWDALEDLLHYVLYTGLGWEMGNEGQILFTDPLCTPKANKEQLVQLMFETFNISGFYASEQAVLSLYAVGRISGCTVDIGHGKIDIAPVIEGAVNHIASRRFEFGGVDLTNFLAQELGKSNPLVNISISDVEKIKQQYSCCAEDELAYQKTKGSCPVETHTLPDGQVITIGRERYTVGEALFQPCLLGLEAHGIVEQLVRTISTVSSDNHRQLLENTVVCGGTSSMTGFEERFQKESSQSSSAIRPTLVKPPEYMPENLTMNSAWVGGAILAKVVFPQNQHVTKADYDETGPSIVHRKCF, from the exons ATGGAAGCCGCAGTGGTCGACCCGGGTTCCAGCCTCCTCAAAGCCGGTTTTGCGATTCCCGATCAAGCTCCCGCCATG ATAATTCCCACCCAGATGAAACGAATGCTCGATGATGGGTCAATGACCGATAACTTGACATTCGATGACATTGCTGTCGATCCGGTGTGCCGAGGTTATGTCAGAGATTGGGATGCCTTGGAGGATTTGCTGCATTATGTATTGTATACTGGCCTTGGATGGGAAATGGGCAATGAAGGACAGATACTGTTCACGGATCCTCTTTGTACTCCAAAG GCTAACAAGGAACAGTTAGTGCAACTAATGTTTGAAACATTCAACATATCAGGGTTTTATGCCTCCGAACAAGCAGTGTTGTCACTATATGCTGTAGGACGTATCTCTGGATGCACAGTTGACATTGGTCATGGAAAAATAG ATATTGCACCAGTGATTGAGGGTGCTGTTAACCACATTGCCTCAAGAAGATTTGAGTTTGGAGGTGTTGATCTAACTAATTTCCTGGCTCAAGAACTTGGCAAATCCAATCCGCTAGTGAATATCAGCATCTCTGATGTTGAGAAAATAAAACAGCAATACTCTTGCTGTGCTGAAGATGAATTAGCTTATCAGAAGACCAAAGGTTCCTGCCCTGTGGAGACACATACCCTTCCTGATGGACAG GTGATTACAATTGGACGAGAAAGATATACTGTTGGAGAAGCTTTATTCCAGCCATGTCTATTGGGTTTGGAGGCTCATGGTATTGTTGAGCAGCTTGTCCGTACTATTTCAACGGTGTCATCTGATAATCATAGGCAACTTCTTGAAAATACCGTGGTTTGTGGTGGCACTTCTTCTATGACTG GTTTTGAAGAGAGATTTCAGAAGGAATCTAGCCAAAGTTCATCTGCTATTCGACCTACCCTAGTAAAG CCTCCAGAATACATGCCAGAAAATTTAACCATGAATTCTGCATGGGTGGGAGGTGCCATACTTGCCAAAGTAGTATTTCCTCAAAATCAGCATGTAACCAAGGCAGATTATGATGAAACTGGGCCTTCCATTGTGCACCGGAAATGCTTTTGA